GCGAGCAACTCGTGGTCGACCAGCATGCGGTCGGCAGTCACGCGCGACAACATCACACGGCAAGCTCCATCGGGCATTAACTGCGTCTGGCCTTCGGTAGTCAACGTCAGGCGGCCATGCGTGGCCGTCACATTTTGCAGTGTGGTTTCGCCATCGCGATAGTGAAAACTGCCGGTGAGATTATCGAGGCTATAACGGAACCAGGTCGGCTCGATCGAGATCGTGCGCCCTTCGACGTTGCGATTTGGCGGCCATTTTTCGGCGTCTACGGCGACGGAGGTTTTGTGCAAGGCGGGATCGTACTTCACCTGCACTTGCAGATGATCGATGTTGCCGCGCGGTCGCATGTTGACCCACAGTCGCTGCATTGCCGGAGACAAGGCCCGCCGCAATTCATCCTCGAGCGGAAGATCGCTGGCCGTGAATTGCAGCTGAAGTTGGTTGCCATCGGGTGCGTCTTTGCGCCACGTGCCGTGGCCAACGATGTAGCCACTGTCATTGCGGCCGCTGAGATTTGTGAAGTCCCAATTGTCGTTCGTCATCTGCAACGTGCCGTTGACGCGATCGATGGGATAAGGAAATGCCTCGTGCTGAATGGTGAGGTCGTGGAGGGTGACGTTCAATTTGCGATGGAGAGGAGCAGTCCCATGTTCGCGCTCGAGCGTGGCATGAAACGAAACAGCGCCACGGGGCTGGAACTTGCGGACGATGAGCTGAGCACTGGGAGTGAAGGCATGCAACAGGCGATCGTCGATGGCAAGGGGACCACCTTGCGAATGGAGCTGCAGCCAGCCGCGGAACTCGGGACCGGGGTGGTCGATCTCTGCGCGGCAGACGATGATCTTGCCGCCGCCGATCATTTCGAGCCGCACCTTCAGATGGTCGTCTTTCAACTCCACCGTGCCACTGGCATCGGTCATGCGGTAAGGAAACTTCTCATACTGCAGCGAAAGATTGTGGCACTTGATCGTGACCTCGGGCGTCCAGTTTCGGCCATCCGATGTGAGCCGTGTGCGAATGTCGACAATACCGCGCGGCGCGAAGTCACTCCAAACCTTTTGCAGGGTTGCGGGGAGTTCCGTGACCGTCAGACGGTCGAGGTTAAGACGTTCGGCGATGAGATCGATCTGGCAAGGGCTGTTGGGCGAGTAGCCGTGCAACTCGGCGTTGAGCTGCAATTCTGCGGGTCCGCAGCGGCCCGTGAGGTCGTTGATCCAGACGCCCTGCGGATCGAGTCGAATGGTCGCTTCAACGTCTGTCAGCGGATCGGGCAAGCGAGCGTCATCGATGCGTCCTTCGGCAATTCGTCCGTGCACGACAAAGTCGACTTTCGCCCCTTGTTGTTCGCGAGCTTGGGTCGTGGGGCAAGTCACATGAAAACCAAACTGAGTACGGCCACGAACCGACGACAACGGAGCCAGGAGTTCTCCCGCTTCGCGCGGCAAGGCCGCTCGCAGGCGCGGGCTGAATTCCAGGCCTTCAACGGCTCCTCGCAGGTCCCAACTACCGGCGAAAGGTTGCACGGTTCCTTCGACTTCGACACGCTCGAAGTGATCGCCGGCAATCGTGCCCTGCACCTTCAAAGACAACGCGGCGCGATTGTCGACGGTGGCCGGAACGGGCAGCACAGGTGCAGTTGCCACCTCAGGTGTGGGAGCGGCGGAACCAACGGTGAGTTCGATGTTGCGAAGCGTGAGCGGGGTGGTGTTCCCTTGCGAAGGATCGATGACTTCGACGGTGCCGTCAGAAATTGTCGCATGTGGGGCCTGTCCGCCGACGGAGGGAAGGGGTAGCAGATGACTAACGTTCCAGACACCACTTGGTTTTCGTTCGGCCCGCACTTTGACGCGGCGAACATCGATCCGACTGATCTGCGGCAGTTTGGTGAGCAACTCTGGCAAGCTGGTATCGCAATGGATGATGGCTTCTTCGATTTGGGCGATGAGGGGAGCTGTTTTGCCCCCTGCTTCCTGAATGGTAATGCCGCGGATCTCGATGCCGCGCGAATCGAGCCGCCGCGCGGAGCGAACCGTGACTTGCAAACCTTGGTAGTGATCGCGGAGTCGCTGCTCGACGCGGGCCCGAATTTCGCGGTCGAGCTTGTTCACGCCGTAATAACGAACGGCCACGAGAATCGCGAACACGAGCGAGACACCAATCACGACGCGCACGGTCTGCTGCCGCAAGGCAGAGCCCCAAGTGCTGGTCGAACTGGTGATCGTGGAATCCATGCCGCGGTGATTTAGCTGTTTGAAGTTGAGGAGGTAGTGGGCGGTCTACGAACAGTCGTGATGAGCCAGGAAACGGCCACGGCCGAGAGAATCAGCAGCGGAACCATGGCGGGCTGCCGGTAACGAATGGAGCTTACGAAGATCATGTGCAACGAGGTGAAGTAAATCGCGGGCAGCAGAAGCAGCCACACCGGCCAACCGTGCGAGCGCGATCGCCACAAGCCGATCGCGGCCAGAATCATGGCGGGGAGATAGCTGATCATCAGCACGAGGCGCAGCTTATTGCTGCGGAACTCAGCGGCATTGGGGAGAGGACTCCAGATGCGCAGGAATTTTATCCCGGCCAGTTGCAACGCTCGTTGGGGGTTGGCGGTTATCCAGGCGACGCTGTCGCGCTGCAGTCGCTGGTCGAGTCG
Above is a window of Anatilimnocola aggregata DNA encoding:
- a CDS encoding AsmA-like C-terminal region-containing protein, which encodes MDSTITSSTSTWGSALRQQTVRVVIGVSLVFAILVAVRYYGVNKLDREIRARVEQRLRDHYQGLQVTVRSARRLDSRGIEIRGITIQEAGGKTAPLIAQIEEAIIHCDTSLPELLTKLPQISRIDVRRVKVRAERKPSGVWNVSHLLPLPSVGGQAPHATISDGTVEVIDPSQGNTTPLTLRNIELTVGSAAPTPEVATAPVLPVPATVDNRAALSLKVQGTIAGDHFERVEVEGTVQPFAGSWDLRGAVEGLEFSPRLRAALPREAGELLAPLSSVRGRTQFGFHVTCPTTQAREQQGAKVDFVVHGRIAEGRIDDARLPDPLTDVEATIRLDPQGVWINDLTGRCGPAELQLNAELHGYSPNSPCQIDLIAERLNLDRLTVTELPATLQKVWSDFAPRGIVDIRTRLTSDGRNWTPEVTIKCHNLSLQYEKFPYRMTDASGTVELKDDHLKVRLEMIGGGKIIVCRAEIDHPGPEFRGWLQLHSQGGPLAIDDRLLHAFTPSAQLIVRKFQPRGAVSFHATLEREHGTAPLHRKLNVTLHDLTIQHEAFPYPIDRVNGTLQMTNDNWDFTNLSGRNDSGYIVGHGTWRKDAPDGNQLQLQFTASDLPLEDELRRALSPAMQRLWVNMRPRGNIDHLQVQVKYDPALHKTSVAVDAEKWPPNRNVEGRTISIEPTWFRYSLDNLTGSFHYRDGETTLQNVTATHGRLTLTTEGQTQLMPDGACRVMLSRVTADRMLVDHELLAALPAGFAASLSKLAINGPLNMQGALGITVPADVEQPPQIDWDLNFDIENGSLTAGVPIEHIHGSVRLKGRNQASTFENRGELQIDSAVVRDVQLTQIRGPLVFDAEQLRFGGWAERDLPGRVPRQLTANVFGGAIALDGQMRFGQELPFQLQVWLEQGDLGTIVREVAPRQQRLSGKVFAVVSLSGTGEGMHTYRGQGQVRLRDADIYELPAILSMLKLSSIQRPDRTAFTQSNIDFRIEGDDLELDRIELAGDAITLKGRGRLTAGREINMQLYTQVGRDDAQIPIFRPILGEASRQFLLFEVSGPVDQPIVQRQVFPQLNERLQELFPELAQLGVVRPENRPGIGNSLIKSTKDTLMPWRK